The DNA window ATACACATTAAAATACCAATTAATGGCAACATGTAAGTGTTGGAATTGTTGAATCTGTTTTCTCCGAAAAGAGCCCAGGATGCAAATACGGGTATTCTGGAAAATACAAATTGAAGATAAAACAGGTTTGCTATAAAATATGACCATGTTCCTATAAAAGCCCACTTATTACCCAGACCGCTTTTTATCCAGGTATAAATTCCCCCTGTTTCATTCGTGTGTGCGTCGGCTAATTCTGCGAACATGATAGCCATAGGTAAAAAGTAAAATAAAGCAATCAAAAACCAAGATGGTATTGCTGCCGGTCCAAGATAAACGGCGTTATTGGTGATATTTGTAAAACCAAATGTTGGAACAAATATCAACATGACAAGTGACCAAAACCCTAATTTGTTATTTTCTTCCATGATAATCCTCCTTAATAATATTTAATTTATTTAAAAAATTATTTTGCAAGACGATAAATAGCTTCAGCATAAATTTTTAGCCATGTATCGATTTTGTCTACTTCCAAATATTCGTTTATTTGGTGCATATTATCTTCCTGACCTTTTAAAAGAGCTCCAAAAGCTACTCCGTTTTTCACGGCTCTGGCATAAGTTCCTCCACCTGTAGCTAATGGAATTGCATCTATATCTCCAGTGATATCTTTGTAGCAATTCATCAGAGTAGTTACAAGAAAACTGTCTTTTGAAACATGAAGAGGTTTTTTGTCTTCAATAATCTCAAGATCTATTCCATATTTCTTAGCGGACCAAGTTATTTTATTTGATATATTTTTAGAGCTTATGGTCACAGGGTATCTTATATCTATTAAAAAATTTAAAATTTCATCTTCTAAAAATGTTGTTCCAATATTAAGAGTTAGGCCACCTGAATCTTCATCTGAACAATTTACCCCCAATGAGGTGCCGTCATATTCCATTTTTATTCTTTCTTGGAAAAATCTTAAGACAGATTTAAATTCATCATCACAAATATAAATTTTGTTTAAAAAACAAAATAGAGCTGAAATTGCATTATAGCCGTCTTGAGGACTCATGGCATGACAGGATTTCCCATGTGAAATGATAGTCAGAAAATCTTTTGAAAATTCAAGATCGATTTTATAGTTTTTATTATAATTAAATTTCAAGTGAAAATTCATAATGTTATATTTTGAATCTAACAGCATCAGAGGGATTTTTAAGGTTGCTGTTTCAGGGACAGAGTTAACAACTGTTCCGCCGGTTAAACTTATATTTTTTATTCCTCTTATTTTTTTCTTAAGGCTCAATCTGAGAATGCCCTTTTCTGCAAAAATCAAAGGGAAATCAGCATCGGGAGTAAAGGCAAGATCCGGCTGAGGCATCTTATAAACATTAAAATAATTTTCAATACCTTCCCATCCGGTTTCCTCATTAGCGCCTAAAATCATTCTGATTTTTTTATTAATTTTAATACCAGATTCTTTTAGAGCTTTCATAGCATAAAGACATGTAATCATAGGCCCCTTATTGTCCGTAGTACCTCTGCCATATATTTTTCCATCTATTATATCTCCACCATATGGATCGTGATCCCATCCTTCCCCTTCTGGAACGACATCAACATGACCCAGTATGCCAACTATTTCATCCCCGTTTCCATAATCAATATGTCCTGCATAGTTGTCAAAATTTTTAACTTTAAACCCCATACTTTCTCCGAGTTTTAAAAAATAGCTCAAAGCTTTTGCAGGACCGTGTCCAAATGGCTTCCCAGGCAAAGGGGGTTCTTCTATACTTTTAATTTGAACTGATTCTATTATAGATTGAATCACATCTTTTTTGTACTCTATAACTTTTTTTTGTAAAACCATAATATGCCTCCTGGAATAAGATATATTTTTTAAATAGAGCTTTAAATACATAAATAGTTCCTTATGTCTAAAGATTATACAGTTTATAATGTTTGGGAAATGTGTTAGAGAACACAAAATTGAAAATATTTTTATTTGAAAATTTCAATTTCATTTTTTACAGAGACTAATTTTATCTTTTGTATTTTAATAAAATCAAAAAAGGCACTCTTTTGAGTGCCAAAATAAAATGAATATCACATATTTAGTTAGTTCTAAAAAAAATTCCAAATGGGATTCTTTGGAAATTACCTTGAATCTAATTCATGCATAAACTGAAAAATTAGGTTTTATCTTGCTCTGATTATTTCGATGGCATATCCGTCTGGATCTTTTACAAAGTAGTACATTGGGTTCTCTCCAGGTAGCCCTCTAAGGTCTCCGACCTCATAACCCATAGCTATATGTCTTTTATGTGATTCTTCTAGCTCCTCTACCGTCAGGGCAAAATGACTAAAACCATTTCCTAGATCATAAGGTTTTTCAGTGTCGTAGTTATACGTCAGTTCTATCTCAAAATTATTGTCTTCGTCGCTCAAGTACACCAGTGTAAATTTATGTTCTGGAAAATCCTTTCTTTTTACCTCAGTTAATCCTAAAGCTTTTTCATAAAAATCTAAAGATTTTTCTAAATCCTTTACTCTGATACAACCGTGTTCTAACTTATACTTCATAGTAACCTCCTGATATTTAAATTAAATTTTGTAATTTAATGCAGATAGTTCCCAAATTATATTCAAAATCCTAGGGCATCCAATATTTTTACACCGAGCTCCCTGTTTTTACCGACATAGGGATAGCAGTGGATATGTATTGCAGGATTAAAGTTTATCTCTATAACCCCGTAGTTGCCCTTTGGGTCTGGATTTTTTATGTCTTTTATCATCATGTCCACACCACAGATTACAGCTCCTGCTGATTTGGAGGCTTTTACAGCGATATCCTTGTACACATCAGGGATATCATCTGTGTAGTCGATGCTGTCTCCCCCTGTGCTTATATTTGAATTTTCTCTCAAGAAAACCTTTTCTTTTTTGTGAGGAATATATTTAATATTCTTCCCTTGAGCCTCTAAAAACATCTTTTCTGCTTCTCCAAGCACTATTTTTTCCAGAGGAGTTTTGTATCCTTTTCCTCTGAGGTGACTTCTGTTTTTGATTTCCACCAGTTCCTCTATACTCTTCTCTCCATCACCGATTACATTTGCCGGCACTCTGTGAAGGATGCCCACCGTTTCGTCACCTATTACAAAAAATCTGTACTCCTTACCTTCTACAAACTCCTCTACTAGTATAGAACGGTCCTCACTAAAGGCCATATCCACTGCCTTTTCATAATCACTTCTGCTAAATCCGGCCTTAAAAATACTTATCCCCAAGCCAAAATTTGTGGATTTTGGTTTTACTACCGTACCCGTATTTTTGTAGTCTAGGTAGTCTGCCTTAGCCTCAGAAGGATCATCGTAGTTTTCACCCCTCGGAACCACTATGCCGTTATCTGCAAGCACTCTTTTTGTGACCACTTTGTTTTCCATTATAAGTGCCGTAATATATGAGTCCAGCGAGGTCTTTGTGGCCTGTTTGATGTATTCTTTTTTTACTCCGTTGTCTAAGAGCACAAAGTTTTCACTTCTGTCTACGATCTCGAACTTAACACCTCTTTTTATAGCCTCTTTCAATACTATCTGAGTTGAAAGTTCTAAATCTTCGTAGCCTTTTAGGGCAAAACTTTTCTTCCTGCTCTCTTCAAGGGATTTTTTAGCTTTTTCTAAATGAAAATTGATAAATCCTTCCTCTTTTATGCCTTTTAGAAGACGTGAAACATAGTGTTTATCTTCGTTCTCAATTTTATCTTTTTGAAAATTGATTATCTCCCTGTATTTTTCACTCAAAATACCAAGTTCGTCAAAGTAGCTTGTCATCTCATCGATGATTTCTCCGGCCCATTTTCTAGCAGTTATTGAGCTTTTTCCATCTTTGTCTAAAAGGAGCTCTTTATTTCTTCCCATTGTCGCTAGAAGTTCTTGGTTTTTGACTGAACTCTTATACTGACCTTCACCGAACTCAGTGGTTTCATCCTTTAAAAGAAGGTAAATAATAAACAGGTGCACAAATTCCAAATCAAAGATGTCGACACCTATTCTGCTGAAAGGATTTAGGTCAAGAGACCTGAATTCTAGGTATTCTACTCCGTCTTTTTCGAGAGAATCTAGTATTTTTGTCTTTTTTTTGGATTTAAGTCTTATGGAGCTGTAGTACTCTTTGGCTTCTTGTAGGATATCTTTCTTTATGAGCCCTTTTATGTCAGAGACATATTCTGTGATATTACTGTGGGAAACATAAATTTCATCTATATTTTTATAGCCGCATATTCCGTTTCTAAAAGAAAGTGTGTCCTCAAAATAATAGGAATCGTCCTTTAATTGGGACATTTTTTCTATACATTCTCTTCTATAAGTAGCGTGTATAGGAGAACTAGCCCCGAAGAGATAGATGAAAATCCATCCGTATCTAAAGTGATTTCTTGCTATTTTAAGGTAGAGTTGATTTTTAAAGTTTTGAAAGTTTTGAAACTCTGAATTATCTGAAATCTCATCGTAGAGTTTTTCCAAAAATTTATCTGAAAAAGAAAAATTATAATGTATCCCTGATAAAAGCTGAAGTTTCTTACCGTATTTTTTCGAAAGCCGCTCTCTGTATTCCTTGTTGAGTTTTCCCTCTTCTCCGTGGAAGACCCCTATTGGAATCTCGTCCTCTTCAGGTAGAATAGGTGGAATGCTCTGCGGCCATAAATACTCATTTTTTAATGACGTACTCACAATATCGTGTATATTTTCCAGGAAAGTATAGGCCTTTTCAACAGTTTCAAAACTAGGAGTTATCATTTCCAGCTGGCTTTCTGAAAAATCAATAGTTATATATGGATTTTTGAGCTTGTCACCAAACTCTTCCGGGTGAGGGGTGAGAGCTAACCGCCCGTCTTTGTCCACCCTCAGGTTTTCTTTTTCCAGACCGAAGTTTCCCTTTGTTAAAAAAGATTCTAAGTTTGTTTTTTTTATTAAATCTCTGAAATTTAAGTCCATAATCCCTCTCCCCTGACATTGATATAAATTTTTCTTAAGCTTCTTAAAAATAATCCTGAAAGAATAATTCCTTTGAAAATACTGGTCAAGGCTATACTAATCCAGACGCCGTTTATGCCCATCCTAGATTCATGAGACAGATAGTAGGCTATAGGTATCCTCATCCCTGTAAAAATTATGCTGACTGTAGAGGGGATTTTAGGTCTTCCAATACCGCTGAATGAAGCGTTGCTTATTATTTCAATGCACATGAAAAACTGTGACACTCCTATTATCCTTAGATAATTTACACCTATATCCACTGCCCTGCCTTCTCTTATAAATATCTTTATAAGTTCCTCTGGGAAAACTACAAAGAGAAAAGTTGCAATTCCTCCGATAATACCAGCCATTAAAAAGGCTGTTTTATAACCTTCTGATATTCTTTTATACTTTTTAGCCCCGTAATTTTGACCTATAAAACTAGCTACGGCACCATAGAGTCCACCGGCAGTCATATAAGCTATAGATTCTATTTGAAGTCCTATCTTCTGAGCAGCTATTGCATCTGGCCCCCATTTAGCTATTATTTTTGCTATGAGTATCCCAAATCCGGTAAAGAGAACTCTTTGCACTGCGATGGGCAGTCCCAAATTCAGTATTTCTTTTATCTTGTTTAATTCATAGCTGAACAGGTTTTTTATGGAGAAATAATCCCTAGAGGCCCTCCAAAATAAAAACATGTTCAGTGCCTGGGATATTATGGTGGCCAGTGCAGCACCTGCAACCCCCATATCTAGTACAAATATAAGTAATGGATCTAGTATAATATTTAAAATTACACCCACTGCATTTATTTTAAATGGAAGTTTACTTTCTCCAAAACTATTTAGAATTCTTGTAAAAAGAAAATTTGAAAACTTAAATCCAAGTCCCAATCCAGTTATTACAAGGTATGTTTTTGCCATACTCTCTACTTCTTTATTATTCAGTTGAAAATAACCTATTAGGTCGTCTCTAAAAAATATTAAACCACTTATAAAGCAGATAAACATTATAAAATTTACAAGAAAAGCATTTTTTATGCATTCTTCGGCGTCTTTATAATCCTTAGATCCTATACTGTGGGACACCTTTATACCGGCACCTGTTACCACCATAGAGTTGAGGGCATATCCAAAATTTACAAAAAACATTGCTGTCCCTATTCCTGCTATGGCATTGCTTCCTAGTCTACCTATCCACAGCATATCAACTAGTCCATATGCCATTTGTAAAAAGGAAGACCCCATTATCGGTATCGCTAGTGATATGAGCAACTTACTTATGGGTCCCTCTGTTAATCTATTTACTTTTTTCATTGAATTTTAGCTCACCTCTTGAAAGTATATATTGTATCAGAGATAATTTTTTTGGTAACTGAAAAGCCCTTCTATCCACTTTCTTTCGAAAACGAACAATCATAATTATATACTCTTTAATGCTAAAATAGCAATGTTTTTTTGAAGATAGGAACTAATTCTACCATTGGATTGTTCTGCATGGATGATGGGGTAGTTTGGGTTTTATAATTTTTATAGATATGGACACGGTGTGGTATAATAAGTTTGTTTTGAGAGGGTTTGCAATAATTTAGAGCATTTTTTATAATTTGAAGGAAATGTCATTTGAATGAGTATAAATGTTAGAGATTGCATGAGACCCATATCAAAGGTCAAAGGTAGTTATTCTGAAACGTAAAAAATATAAAGCATCAGGAGGTAATACAAAATATGGGACACAATTTTTTTCCACTGTTCGTAGATTTGAACGGAAAGAGATGTATTGTTATAGGAGCCGGCAACATAGCCTACAGAAAAATAAAAACCCTATTAAATTACGGGGCAAAGGTAGAGGTAATAACCAAAGATGTGGCTGAAGAGAAGATACTTGAACTTCAAGATATTAAAATATCAACGAGAGAGTTTTCCATGGAAGACCTTAAAGATGTGTTTTTGGTAGTTGCCGCCACCAATAACAGTGACTTCAACAGAAAGATATATAAGGCTTGCAATGAAAATAATATACTTGTAAATAACATGACATCAAAAGTGGATATGAATGCTAGATTTGCAGCAGTATACGAAAGTAAATCGGTACAGGTGGCAGTGTCTTCCAAGGGATATCCAAAAAAATCATTGGAAATAAGAGACAGCATAAAAAAAATGCTGGAAAAAAATTAATAAATACCAAAATAAA is part of the uncultured Ilyobacter sp. genome and encodes:
- the pepV gene encoding dipeptidase PepV encodes the protein MVLQKKVIEYKKDVIQSIIESVQIKSIEEPPLPGKPFGHGPAKALSYFLKLGESMGFKVKNFDNYAGHIDYGNGDEIVGILGHVDVVPEGEGWDHDPYGGDIIDGKIYGRGTTDNKGPMITCLYAMKALKESGIKINKKIRMILGANEETGWEGIENYFNVYKMPQPDLAFTPDADFPLIFAEKGILRLSLKKKIRGIKNISLTGGTVVNSVPETATLKIPLMLLDSKYNIMNFHLKFNYNKNYKIDLEFSKDFLTIISHGKSCHAMSPQDGYNAISALFCFLNKIYICDDEFKSVLRFFQERIKMEYDGTSLGVNCSDEDSGGLTLNIGTTFLEDEILNFLIDIRYPVTISSKNISNKITWSAKKYGIDLEIIEDKKPLHVSKDSFLVTTLMNCYKDITGDIDAIPLATGGGTYARAVKNGVAFGALLKGQEDNMHQINEYLEVDKIDTWLKIYAEAIYRLAK
- a CDS encoding VOC family protein, which encodes MKYKLEHGCIRVKDLEKSLDFYEKALGLTEVKRKDFPEHKFTLVYLSDEDNNFEIELTYNYDTEKPYDLGNGFSHFALTVEELEESHKRHIAMGYEVGDLRGLPGENPMYYFVKDPDGYAIEIIRAR
- the gshAB gene encoding bifunctional glutamate--cysteine ligase GshA/glutathione synthetase GshB yields the protein MDLNFRDLIKKTNLESFLTKGNFGLEKENLRVDKDGRLALTPHPEEFGDKLKNPYITIDFSESQLEMITPSFETVEKAYTFLENIHDIVSTSLKNEYLWPQSIPPILPEEDEIPIGVFHGEEGKLNKEYRERLSKKYGKKLQLLSGIHYNFSFSDKFLEKLYDEISDNSEFQNFQNFKNQLYLKIARNHFRYGWIFIYLFGASSPIHATYRRECIEKMSQLKDDSYYFEDTLSFRNGICGYKNIDEIYVSHSNITEYVSDIKGLIKKDILQEAKEYYSSIRLKSKKKTKILDSLEKDGVEYLEFRSLDLNPFSRIGVDIFDLEFVHLFIIYLLLKDETTEFGEGQYKSSVKNQELLATMGRNKELLLDKDGKSSITARKWAGEIIDEMTSYFDELGILSEKYREIINFQKDKIENEDKHYVSRLLKGIKEEGFINFHLEKAKKSLEESRKKSFALKGYEDLELSTQIVLKEAIKRGVKFEIVDRSENFVLLDNGVKKEYIKQATKTSLDSYITALIMENKVVTKRVLADNGIVVPRGENYDDPSEAKADYLDYKNTGTVVKPKSTNFGLGISIFKAGFSRSDYEKAVDMAFSEDRSILVEEFVEGKEYRFFVIGDETVGILHRVPANVIGDGEKSIEELVEIKNRSHLRGKGYKTPLEKIVLGEAEKMFLEAQGKNIKYIPHKKEKVFLRENSNISTGGDSIDYTDDIPDVYKDIAVKASKSAGAVICGVDMMIKDIKNPDPKGNYGVIEINFNPAIHIHCYPYVGKNRELGVKILDALGF
- a CDS encoding MATE family efflux transporter yields the protein MKKVNRLTEGPISKLLISLAIPIMGSSFLQMAYGLVDMLWIGRLGSNAIAGIGTAMFFVNFGYALNSMVVTGAGIKVSHSIGSKDYKDAEECIKNAFLVNFIMFICFISGLIFFRDDLIGYFQLNNKEVESMAKTYLVITGLGLGFKFSNFLFTRILNSFGESKLPFKINAVGVILNIILDPLLIFVLDMGVAGAALATIISQALNMFLFWRASRDYFSIKNLFSYELNKIKEILNLGLPIAVQRVLFTGFGILIAKIIAKWGPDAIAAQKIGLQIESIAYMTAGGLYGAVASFIGQNYGAKKYKRISEGYKTAFLMAGIIGGIATFLFVVFPEELIKIFIREGRAVDIGVNYLRIIGVSQFFMCIEIISNASFSGIGRPKIPSTVSIIFTGMRIPIAYYLSHESRMGINGVWISIALTSIFKGIILSGLFLRSLRKIYINVRGEGLWT
- a CDS encoding bifunctional precorrin-2 dehydrogenase/sirohydrochlorin ferrochelatase, giving the protein MGHNFFPLFVDLNGKRCIVIGAGNIAYRKIKTLLNYGAKVEVITKDVAEEKILELQDIKISTREFSMEDLKDVFLVVAATNNSDFNRKIYKACNENNILVNNMTSKVDMNARFAAVYESKSVQVAVSSKGYPKKSLEIRDSIKKMLEKN